A stretch of DNA from Candidatus Pseudomonas phytovorans:
CGACTGGATGGAGCGCAACCTCGACAAGCGCGTCGAGACCTGCTTCCCGGTAGAAGGCAAAAAGCTGCTGCTGCGGGTGAAGAAGGAGCTGGAAAGCTACCTGACCGACAACACTCACGCTTGGACCTTGCAGCCAGACGGGCGCTACGTGCGCAGCACCCCGACCGGCAACCAGAACCCGCGCAGTGCCCAGGCGACCCTGCTGGATCGCCTGAGCAATCCGGTCCTCAACGTACGCTGAGGACGAAGCCGACCCGGGCCAGCCACTCCGCCTCGTTGGCGAAGTCGGCCTGGGTCAGCTGGTTCTGCTCCAGCCAGCCTTCAGGGAAGGCAACATCAAGGCTTTCATCGCCAGCTTTGAGCACTACCTTCGGCATCTGCTGGTTGCCACGGATGTGGTGGAACAGAATGGCGAAGCGCAGCAGCACGCACAGGCGCAGCAGCTTGATGCCCTCGTCACCCAGCTCGGCGAATTTGTCCTTGGGGATGTTGCGGCGGTGGCCGCGCACCAGCAAGGCCATCATCTGCTGGTCCTCGCGCGAGAAGCCCGACAGGTCAGAGTGCTCGATCAGGTAGGCGCCGTGCTTGTGGTAGTGATAGTGGGCGATATCAAGGCCGACTTCGTGCACTTTCGCCGCCCAACCCAGCAGGTCGCGCCAGTTTCCATCTTTCAGCCCCCAGGCGTCGGCCACTTGGTCGAAAGCATGCAGTGCCTTGCGCTCCACGCGTGCAGCCTGGCCCTGGTCAACGTGGTAGCGCTCCATCAGCGAGTTGAGTGTGCGCTCACGCACGTCTTCGTGGTGGTGGCGGCCGAGCAGGTCGAACAGCACGCCTTCGCGCAAGGCGCCGTCACAGTGATCCATGCGCTGCAGCTCCAGCGCGTCGAAGATCGCTTCAAGAATGGCCATGCCCGCCGGGAAGATCGTACGGCGGTCCGGCTTGATGCCGTCGAAGTCGATCTTGTCGACCTCACCCAGCTTGAACATCTTGCGCTTGACCCAGGCCAGACCTTCAGCGTTGACCTCACCATTGCCCAGGCCGCCAGCCTTGATGGCGGCGCCGATGGCGCGGATGGTGCCGGACGAGCCGATGGCTTCATCCCAGGTCAGGCGGTGCAGGGCATGCTCGATGCTCATCAGCTCCAGGCGCGCAGCCGTGTAGGCCTGGGCGTAGCGGGCCGGGGTTATCTTGCCGTCGCGGAAGTAGCGCTGGGTGAAGCTGACGCAGCCCATCTGCAGGCTTTCGCGCAGCAGTGGCTCGAAGCGCTGGCCGATGATGAACTCGGTACTGCCGCCGCCGATGTCGGCCACCAGGCGCTTGCCGGGGGTGTCGGCCAGGGTGTGCGAGACACCCAGGTAGATCAGGCGCGCTTCTTCGCGGCCGGAGATGACCTCTACCGGGTGGCCGAGGATGGCTTCGGCGCGCTGGATGAAATCGTTACGGTTGCGCGCCTCGCGCAAGGCGTTGGTACCGACGATACGCACGGAGCCTGCCGGCATGCCGTTGATCAGCTGGGAAAAGCGCTTGAGGCAATCCAGGCCTCGTTCCATTGCCTCTTCGCTGAGTTTGCGCTCTTCGTCGATGCCGGCGGCAAGCTGAACTTTCTCGCCGAGCCGCTCGAGAATGCGGATTTCTGTATGGTGGGCCTTGGCCACGACCATGTGAAAACTGTTGGAGCCAAGGTCGATGGCGGCGATCAGGGACAGGTTCTTCGCGATGGTATGCGGCATGATCTGGTTGTTCTCGGTCGTTAACCCGGCAATCGTGCCACGATAGCAGGCTGTCGCCAACGCGTGACACGCAGCCGATGTGCTGGCCTTGATGCAAGGCAATGTGCCATTCGATTCTATGACGGCTGTATGACAGTTTCGATTCGCGGCGTCTTGCACAACTATAGTTACACTCAATCGTCCGCGGCTTCCTGTAGACGGCGGGTGCGGCTATGATGGGCCACGTTTTTTGCATATGACCCTGGAGATATCCATGAGCAGCGACCTGATCAAACACGTCACCGATGCTACCTTTGAAGCCGAAGTCCTCAAGGCCGAAGGCCCAGTGCTGGTCGACTACTGGGCTGAGTGGTGCGGCCCATGCAAGATGATCGCTCCGGTTCTGGACGACATCGCTGGCACCTACCAGGGCAAGCTGACCATCGCCAAGCTGAACATCGACGACAACCAGGAAACCCCAGCCAAGCACGGCGTGCGTGGTATCCCTACGCTGATGCTGTTCAAAAACGGCAATGTCGAGGCTACCAAGGTCGGCGCTCTGTCAAAATCGCAACTGGCCGCGTTCATCGACGCCAATCTGTGATGTGAAAAGCCCCGCAAATGCGGGGTTTTTTTTGGGCCACGGGCGCCCGTGGGTGCGGGTTCAACCGCGAGCTCCAATGTGAACCCACTGCCGCCTTCGCGGGTAAACCCGCTCCCACAGGGTACGATTTACCCCGTCAAAACCACTAGACGTCGAAAAAAGCAAGTGTTACATTCGGCCTCGCACTGCTTTTCCAGTGCCCTCCACACGCCGTCGCCGAAGCATCTCTAATTCGAATCAGTACGCGATCCTGTCGCCATCTAGCGGCGCGGCCTCATTAAGCCAGAAGCTTAATTCTCCCTTCTTACATGATTACGTCACTCCCCTTATGAACCTGACTGAACTCAAGCAAAAGCCGATTACCGATCTGTTGGAAATGGCCGAACAGATGGGCATCGAAAACATGGCCCGTTCGCGCAAACAGGACGTGATTTTCGCCCTGCTGAAAAAGCACGCGAAGAGCGGCGAAGAGATCTCGGGTGACGGCGTGCTGGAGATTCTCCAGGATGGTTTCGGTTTCCTGCGCTCGGCTGACGCGTCTTACCTGGCCGGCCCGGACGACATCTACGTCTCGCCTAGCCAGATCCGCCGTTTCAACCTGCGTACCGGCGACACCATCGTCGGCAAGATCCGCCCGCCGAAGGAAGGGGAGCGTTACTTCGCCCTGCTGAAGGTTGATACCATCAACTTCGACCGTCCGGAAAACGCGAAGAACAAGATCTTGTTCGAAAATCTGACGCCGCTGTTCCCGAACAAGCGCCTGAAGATGGAGGCTGGTAACGGCTCCACCGAAGACCTGACCGGCCGCGTCATCGACCTGTGCGCCCCGATCGGCAAAGGCCAGCGTGGCCTGATCGTCGCCCCGCCGAAAGCGGGCAAGACCATCATGCTGCAGAACATCGCGGCCAACATCACCCGTAACAACCCCGAGTGCCACCTGATCGTCCTGCTGATCGACGAGCGCCCGGAAGAAGTGACCGAAATGCAGCGCACCGTGCGCGGCGAAGTGGTTGCCTCCACCTTCGACGAGCCGCCAACCCGCCACGTGCAGGTTGCCGAAATGGTGATCGAGAAGGCCAAGCGCCTGGTCGAGCACAAGAAGGACGTGGTCATCCTGCTGGACTCCATCACCCGCTTGGCGCGTGCCTACAACACCGTGATCCCGAGCTCCGGCAAGGTGCTGACCGGTGGTGTCGACGCCCACGCCCTGGAGAAGCCGAAGCGCTTCTTCGGCGCTGCGCGTAACATCGAGGAAGGCGGTTCGCTGACCATCATCGCCACCGCGCTGGTTGAAACCGGCTCGAAGATGGACGAAGTGATCTACGAAGAGTTCAAGGGCACCGGCAACATGGAACTGCCGCTGGACCGCCGCATCGCCGAGAAGCGCGTGTTCCCGGCCATCAACATCAACCGTTCCGGTACCCGCCGCGAAGAGTTGCTGACCGCCGACGACGAACTGCAGCGCATGTGGATTCTGCGCAAGCTGCTGCACCCGATGGACGAAATCGCCGCCATCGAGTTCCTGGTCGACAAGCTCAAGCAGACCAAGACCAACGACGAGTTCTTCTTGTCGATGAAGCGCAAGTAAGATCGTCGTACCACGCAAAAGCCGGGGAAACCCGGCTTTTTGCTATCTGTACTTTGGCTATTGCGACCCTATCGGCGCTACACTCTGCACCCCCGACCGATACGGCCAACACGAGGCTTTTGCATGCAGTATCGCGACTTGCGCGACTTCATCCGTGGCCTGGAACAGCGCGGCGAGCTCAAGCGCATCCAGGTTCCGATCTCCCCTGTCCTGGAAATGACCGAGGTCTGTGACCGCACCCTGCGTGCCAAAGGCCCTGCATTGCTGTTCGAAAAGCCC
This window harbors:
- the rho gene encoding transcription termination factor Rho, whose amino-acid sequence is MNLTELKQKPITDLLEMAEQMGIENMARSRKQDVIFALLKKHAKSGEEISGDGVLEILQDGFGFLRSADASYLAGPDDIYVSPSQIRRFNLRTGDTIVGKIRPPKEGERYFALLKVDTINFDRPENAKNKILFENLTPLFPNKRLKMEAGNGSTEDLTGRVIDLCAPIGKGQRGLIVAPPKAGKTIMLQNIAANITRNNPECHLIVLLIDERPEEVTEMQRTVRGEVVASTFDEPPTRHVQVAEMVIEKAKRLVEHKKDVVILLDSITRLARAYNTVIPSSGKVLTGGVDAHALEKPKRFFGAARNIEEGGSLTIIATALVETGSKMDEVIYEEFKGTGNMELPLDRRIAEKRVFPAININRSGTRREELLTADDELQRMWILRKLLHPMDEIAAIEFLVDKLKQTKTNDEFFLSMKRK
- the trxA gene encoding thioredoxin TrxA, with the protein product MSSDLIKHVTDATFEAEVLKAEGPVLVDYWAEWCGPCKMIAPVLDDIAGTYQGKLTIAKLNIDDNQETPAKHGVRGIPTLMLFKNGNVEATKVGALSKSQLAAFIDANL
- the ppx gene encoding exopolyphosphatase, with product MPHTIAKNLSLIAAIDLGSNSFHMVVAKAHHTEIRILERLGEKVQLAAGIDEERKLSEEAMERGLDCLKRFSQLINGMPAGSVRIVGTNALREARNRNDFIQRAEAILGHPVEVISGREEARLIYLGVSHTLADTPGKRLVADIGGGSTEFIIGQRFEPLLRESLQMGCVSFTQRYFRDGKITPARYAQAYTAARLELMSIEHALHRLTWDEAIGSSGTIRAIGAAIKAGGLGNGEVNAEGLAWVKRKMFKLGEVDKIDFDGIKPDRRTIFPAGMAILEAIFDALELQRMDHCDGALREGVLFDLLGRHHHEDVRERTLNSLMERYHVDQGQAARVERKALHAFDQVADAWGLKDGNWRDLLGWAAKVHEVGLDIAHYHYHKHGAYLIEHSDLSGFSREDQQMMALLVRGHRRNIPKDKFAELGDEGIKLLRLCVLLRFAILFHHIRGNQQMPKVVLKAGDESLDVAFPEGWLEQNQLTQADFANEAEWLARVGFVLSVR